DNA from Candidatus Dormiibacterota bacterium:
CCGCCGGGTAGGCATCATCTTCCAGCAGCCGAGCCTAGACCTCAACCTGTCGGGCGAGGAGAACGTGCGCTTCCACGCCATCCTCTACGGCCTCTACCCATATCGCCCGCTCTTCCGCGCCATGCCCGGCGCCTACCGCGAGCAGCTGCGCGAGCTGGCCGGGGTGCTGGGCCTGGAGCGGGAGATCTTCAAGCCCGTGAAGAAGCTCTCGGGCGGCATGAAGCGAAAGCTGGAGATCATCCGCGGGCTCATGCACCGACCCCGGGTCCTATTTCTGGACGAGCCGACCGCCGGCCTGGACGCGGCCAGCCGGCGCAACCTCTGGGGCTAC
Protein-coding regions in this window:
- a CDS encoding ATP-binding cassette domain-containing protein, which codes for MHMIEVRDLVKRYKKADRNAVDGVSFEVGQGEFFALLGPNGAGKTTTISILTTTLTPTSGTVVIDGHDAVRDPAGVRRRVGIIFQQPSLDLNLSGEENVRFHAILYGLYPYRPLFRAMPGAYREQLRELAGVLGLEREIFKPVKKLSGGMKRKLEIIRGLMHRPRVLFLDEPTAGLDAASRRNLWGY